The following proteins come from a genomic window of Takifugu rubripes chromosome 11, fTakRub1.2, whole genome shotgun sequence:
- the LOC105418335 gene encoding calpain small subunit 1 gives MKENLFSDPPGLSDDLGVFVSRSFCFLWCRFGLQQQQNAEVFDLSSAANMFLVQSFFKKVIDVVSDIDPSQFHPSDPPPPRRPLNFAETHESEEEKKYRRLFSQLAGDDMEVSPTELMDILNKIVTKFDNMKTDGFSIESCRSMVAVMDSDSTGKLGFQEFIYLWGNIKKWQSVYVKYDADGSGVISARELPGAFQAAGFPLNEQLYKMIVRRYSDEHENMDFDNFIGCLVRLDAMCRAFKTLDKDNNGSIELDIKEWLQLTMYS, from the exons ATGAAAGAGAACCTGTTTTCGGACCCCCCCGGCCTGTCAGACGACCTGGGCGTGTTCGTCAGTCGGAGCTTCTGCTTCCTTTGGTGTCGTTTcggtctccagcagcagcagaacgcaGAG GTCTTTGATCTATCTTCAGCCGCCAACATGTTCCTGGTGCAGAGCTTCTTCAAAAAAGTCATTGATGTTGTGAG TGACATCGATCCATCCCAGTTTCACCCCTCCGACCCA ccgcCTCCTCGCCGACCTCTGAACTTTGCTGAAACACACGAGTCCGAGGAGGAGAAAAAGTACCGGAGACTTTTCAGTCAGCTGGCAGGAGAC GACATGGAGGTGAGTCCTACTGAGCTGATGGACATCCTCAACAAAATTGTTACCAAAT tCGATAACATGAAGACTGACGGATTCAGCATCGAGTCGTGTCGCAGCATGGTCGCCGTCATGGAC AGTGACAGTACAGGAAAACTGGGCTTCCAGGAGTTTATATACCTGTGGGGGAACATCAAGAAGTGGCAG TCGGTCTACGTGAAATATGACGCCGACGGCTCAGGTGTGATCAGCGCCCGCGAACTTCCTGGAGCCTTCCAGgccgcag gCTTCCCTCTGAACGAGCAGCTCTACAAGATGATTGTGCGTCGCTACAGTGACGAGCACGAGAACATGGACTTTGACAACTTCATCGGCTGCCTCGTGCGGCTGGACGCGATGTGCC gcgCCTTTAAGACtctggacaaagacaacaacGGCTCCATCGAGCTGGACATTAAAGAG TGGCTGCAGCTCACCATGTACTCCTGA
- the LOC101077991 gene encoding synaptosomal-associated protein 25, whose protein sequence is MASAPPTLPEQEELQRRANQVTDESLESTRRMMQLVEESKDAGIRTLVMLDEQGEQLERIEEGLDQINSDMKEAEKNLTDLDRCCGLCACDKLKAFEESGAYKAVWGGASSQDAVVSNQPPSTHVVDEREIMIMSGGYIRRVTHDGREDEMEENLAHVGSIVGNLKSMVIDMRNEIDTQRDQMDRVQGKATLNVSRIDHANQKATNLMKR, encoded by the exons aTGGCATCAGCCCCGCCCACTCtaccagagcaggaggagcttcaGAGGAGAGCCAATCAGGTGACAGATGAG TCTCTGGAGAGCACGAGGAGGATGATGCAGCTAGTTGAGGAG AGCAAAGACGCTGGGATCAGGACTCTGGTCATGCTGGACGAACAAGGAG AGCAGCTGGAGCGGATCGAGGAGGGTTTGGATCAGATCAACTCTGACATGAAGGAGGCGGAGAAGAACCTGACCGACCTGGACCGGTGCTGCGGCCTCTGCGCCTGTGACAA ACTGAAGGCCTTTGAGGAGAGCGGCGCCTACAAGGCCGTGTGGGGCGGAGCCTCCAGCCAGGACGCCGTCGTCTCTAATCAGCCGCCGTCGACGCACGTCGTTGACGAGCGGGAGATCATGATCATGAGTGGGGGGTACATACGCAG AGTGACCCACGACGGGCGGGAGGACgagatggaggagaacctgGCCCACGTGGGGAGCATCGTGGGGAACCTGAAGAGCATGGTCATCGACATGAGGAACGAGATCGACACGCAGAGAGACCAGATGGATCGCGTCCAGGGGAAG gcCACTCTCAACGTGTCCCGCATCGACCACGCCAACCAGAAGGCGACCAACCTGATGAAGCGATAG